The Streptomyces sp. GSL17-111 region CCGAGGCCACCGCGCTGGACGTCGAGCGGCGGCGTGTGCGGCTGCGCCCCTCCGGTGCCGACGCCGTTCCCTCCGGGGATGCCTGGCTGAGCTACGACCACCTCGTGCTGGCCACCGGAGCCCGCCCCGTGCGCCCCTCCCTGCCCGGCATCGACGCCGCCGGGGTGCACGGCGTGCAGACCCTCGACGAGGGACGCGCCCTCCTGGAGGCCCTGGAGGCCCTGGAGGCCGAGGAGGAGGCCGGGGGGCGCCGATCCGGGGACGTCCCCGGCCGGCGGCGGGAGGCCGTCGTCATCGGGGCCGGCTACATCGGGGTGGAGATGTCCGAGGCCCTCGTCCGCCGGGGGTACGCGGTCACCGTGCTGGACCAGGCCGAGCAACCCATGAACACCCTGGACCCCGACATGGGTCGGTTGGTCCGCCAGGCGATGGACGACATGGGCATCTCCACCGTCACGGGCGCCGACGTCACCGCGCTGCACGCCTCGGCGGACGGCCACGTCACCGAGGTCGTCACCGGTGACGGCACGGCGTATCCGGCCGATGTCGTCGTCCTCGGCCTCGGAGTGCGCCCGGAGACGGCGCTCGCCCGTGCGGCCGGTCTTCCGGTCGGCGACTTCGGCGGGCTGCTCACCGACACCACCCAGCGGGTCCGCGGCCATCGCGACATCTGGGCCGGCGGGGACTGCGTGGAGGTGCCCGACCTCGTCGGCGGGCGCACCCGGCACATCGCGCTGGGCACCCACGCCAACAAGCACGGCCAGGTCATCGGGGCCAACGTCGGCGGCGACTACGCGACGTTCCCCGGTGTCGTCGGGACCGCCGTGAGCAAGGTGTGCGACCTGGAGATCGCCCGGACCGGGCTGCTGGAGCAACAGGCGAGGGACCTCGGACTGCGCTACGTGACGGTCACCGTGGAGTCCACCAGCCGTGCCGGGTACTTCCCCGGTGCCGCCCCGATGCACGTCAAGATGCTCGCCGAGCACCGCACGGGCCGGCTGC contains the following coding sequences:
- a CDS encoding FAD-dependent oxidoreductase, encoding MADAQRMVVIGGNATGMAAASHARRLRTPEELEIVVLERGDFTSYSSCGIPYWVAGDVGGAEELVVRTPEEHRRRGLEVRMRTEATALDVERRRVRLRPSGADAVPSGDAWLSYDHLVLATGARPVRPSLPGIDAAGVHGVQTLDEGRALLEALEALEAEEEAGGRRSGDVPGRRREAVVIGAGYIGVEMSEALVRRGYAVTVLDQAEQPMNTLDPDMGRLVRQAMDDMGISTVTGADVTALHASADGHVTEVVTGDGTAYPADVVVLGLGVRPETALARAAGLPVGDFGGLLTDTTQRVRGHRDIWAGGDCVEVPDLVGGRTRHIALGTHANKHGQVIGANVGGDYATFPGVVGTAVSKVCDLEIARTGLLEQQARDLGLRYVTVTVESTSRAGYFPGAAPMHVKMLAEHRTGRLLGVQIVGREGAGKRVDVAAVALTAKLTVEQMTALDLGYAPPFSPVWDPVLVAARKATTAVRRAVGG